GAAGGCGCTCGCTCTACTCCACATTGACAATCAGACGGGTGATTCCTATCTGCAGCCGCACGTACTCAACAGATTGCCATCCCTGAAGCTCATCCACCTAACCACCTTAGGCTCCATGGGCTTTTCCCCCGAGAATCTGACCCGGCTGTGCCCGAACCTGAGCTTCCTCGTCAGTGACCTGATCAAAGGAGATTTCAAGATATATGGCCCGCCTGCCTACATACAGAACTACTATAAGTGCTATAATGAGTACTTCAAGAACGCATGAGCTCATGTGGCGCATTTTGCAGAGATCTCAGTGGAATTggattttatatttaatatgaaCTCACTccttttgtaaatatttttgtctTTTACTATGCAAGAGATTGCGaatgcatttaaaatataCACTCAAACAAATTTACAATCAAAAAGCTCTTCTTTTCTACAGAATACACTTTCTCGTTTGCCATAATTTCAGTTTATAATTCTTGCTtgcaatttgatttaaattttaaatttccgTTAGAGGGAATACTGCTTGGTTTAACTGCTTGCTTCCGCACCGACTAACTGGGTAGCATACTTTGCACAATGCAAACGTACCACATAAATATGATAGCAggataattaaataatacagAGTTGTTCGTTTTGttagcatttaaataaataaattttgctTACGATATTTGACAGTTGGTTTCCAAGTGTAAAAGCGGTATTTTTCGAACCGCTTTAAGTTTGGTATTTTCCACATCGCACACTGCGATAGTATCGCTGCCAAATATTTATAGCCGGCATGAAATTCAGAAATAAAAAACTGGTGAAATAGTGagcttataaatataaatagctaaaaaagcGATtggctggcaaaaaaaaaacgaccGGAGAGTCAGGATGGTGGTGCGTCCGTACAACGATGAGCTCAAGTACCTGGAGAAGGTGAGCGACCACTGCTGGCGCATCAAGAAGGGCTTCCAGCCGAACATGAATGTGGAGGGGTGCTTCTATGTGAACAGCCGGCTGGAGCGCCTGATGCTGGAGGAGCTGAAGAACTCCTGTCGCCCGGGCGCAGTGGGTGGCTTCCTACCCGGCGTCAAGCAGATAGCCAATGTGGCCGCGTTGCCGGGCATCGTGGGCAGGTCCATTGGACTGCCCGACATTCATTCCGGCTACGGATTCGCCATCGGGAACATGGCTGCTTTCGACATGAACGATCCGCTGTCCGTTGTGAGTCCCGGCGGCGTGGGCTTCGACATCAACTGTGGCGTGCGTCTGCTGCGCACGAATCTGTACGAGAAGGATGTGCAGCCCGTGAAGGAGCAACTGGCGCAGTCTCTGTTCGATCACATACCCGTGGGTGTGGGCTCCAAGGGCATCATTCCCATGAATGCCCGCGATCTGGAGGAGGCCCTCGAAATGGGCATGGACTGGTCGCTCCGCGAGGGCTACGTGTGGGCGGAGGACAAGGAGCATTGCGAGGAGTACGGTCGCATGCTGAACGCCGATCCCGCCAAGGTGAGCATGCGGGCCAAGAAGCGAGGGCTGCCCCAGCTGGGCACCCTGGGTGCGGGCAATCACTACGCCGAGATCCAGGTAGTGGACGAAATCTACGACAAGTGGAGCGCCTCCAAGATGGGCATCGAGGAGAAGGGCCAGGTCGTGGTGATGATTCACTCGGGCAGCCGTGGCTTCGGCCACCAGGTCGCTACCGACGCCCTGGTCCAGATGGAGAAGGCCATGAAGCGGGACAAGATCGAGACCAATGACCGGCAGCTGGCCTGCGCCAGGATCAATTCGGTGGAGGGACAGGACTACTTGAAGGCCATGGCGGCGGCTGCGAACTTTGCCTGGGTCAATCGCAGCTCCATGACATTCCTCACCCGCCAGGCGTTTGCCAAGATGTTCAACACCACTCCCGATGATCTCGACATGCACGTTATCTATGACGTTTCGCACAATATTGCCAAGGTGGAGAACCACATGGTAGACGGCAAGGAGCGGAAGCTGTTGGTTCACCGCAAGGGCTCCACGCGCGCCTTCCCGCCACACCATCCCCTGATCCCAGTGGACTATCAGCTTACCGGGCAGCCTGTCCTCGTCGGTGGAACCATGGGTACTTGCAGTTACGTGCTGACCGGAACGGAGCAGGGCATGCAGGAGACGTTCGGTAGCACCTGTCACGGAGCGGTGAGTACCCAAATCCCGTTTCTTCCTGTTCGCCAGACTCACAACTTCTTGAATTTTTAGGGTCGTGCCCTATCTCGCGCCAAATCCCGGCGCAATCTGGACTACAAGGATGTGCTGGACAAGCTGGACCAGTTGGGCATCGCCATACGCGTGGCCTCGCCCAAGCTGGTCATGGAGGAGGCACCCGAATCTTACAAGGACGTGACCGATGTGGTCGACACCTGCCACGCAGCTGGCATCAGCAAAAAGTGCATCAAGATGCGCCCAATTGCTGTGATCAAGGGCTAAGTCTAATTTATTATTGTGATTAAGTcaataaacatttataataacgaattaaaaattttatagaATTTGTTAAGAGATTTTCGATTTTATTCAAAGTTAACAGCTATGTAGTAACGCTGTTAAGCAAACTGTGGTCACCCTACACTAACGCTCTGTTAACGACGAGCTTAGCATAATGTTAGGCCAAAGGCCCGGTCTGTTAGTTGTCAGCTGACTGCCAATCCAATTGGACCTGCTGCACGGCGCGAATTTCGATTGAGCTGCCCATTTcgatttatttaaacaaaaaaaacgaatTATATTCGTTGTTAACAACACGCCGTGTGTGCATTTCTGTATGTGCGCCTGCTAATCGCTCGGGAATCGTGAGTGCAATTAAGTCGAAGACTCACTGCGGCCGGCAGTCATCCAAGCTGCGCAGTAGGAAAAGGCCGAAGAAATCTAGCCACTGCTGTTGCCGGGCTTAACTGCAAGAACAAACAAACGCAGGCACCATGACGAACATGCGGCCGCCGCAGAAGTCCAAGCTGCTGAAGGTCGTCATACTGGGCGACGGGGGCGTGGGCAAGTCCGCCCTGCTCACCCGCTTCGTCGCCAACCGCTACGAGGAGAACAATTTCCACACCATCGGCGTGGAGTTCATGAACAAGGACATAGTCGTCGACGGGGAGCGCTACACTCTGCAGGTGAAGACTATGACTATGACTGTTATGCAATCGAACTACTGGCCGAGTAATAGTATCACCGATATTGCGGCAAGGCCGTAGAACTTTTGCAATTCTTTTGGTGAATGCAACAGTTGGCCAAGCGTATTTCCTTCATGTGTATTCCACTTAAGCCCCCACCTGATCTATTCCCCCTCGCCTGGTTGTGGGCTCCACTGCCCGATCCACCGGCATTTTGTTGATGCAAACACTCGAAAACTACACAACGATTAAGCCTTGTTTTCCATTCCCTTACATTCGCGGCACAGTGGAAGTTTAGTAGTTAAACAGGGTAAAAACAGAAGTGCTAACAACTTAAATCATCCAAACATTATTATTGACTATACAGTCATTTTTGAACTTTCTAAAACACtcgtataatagagaaa
This genomic stretch from Drosophila mauritiana strain mau12 chromosome 2L, ASM438214v1, whole genome shotgun sequence harbors:
- the LOC117147450 gene encoding tRNA-splicing ligase RtcB homolog, which gives rise to MVVRPYNDELKYLEKVSDHCWRIKKGFQPNMNVEGCFYVNSRLERLMLEELKNSCRPGAVGGFLPGVKQIANVAALPGIVGRSIGLPDIHSGYGFAIGNMAAFDMNDPLSVVSPGGVGFDINCGVRLLRTNLYEKDVQPVKEQLAQSLFDHIPVGVGSKGIIPMNARDLEEALEMGMDWSLREGYVWAEDKEHCEEYGRMLNADPAKVSMRAKKRGLPQLGTLGAGNHYAEIQVVDEIYDKWSASKMGIEEKGQVVVMIHSGSRGFGHQVATDALVQMEKAMKRDKIETNDRQLACARINSVEGQDYLKAMAAAANFAWVNRSSMTFLTRQAFAKMFNTTPDDLDMHVIYDVSHNIAKVENHMVDGKERKLLVHRKGSTRAFPPHHPLIPVDYQLTGQPVLVGGTMGTCSYVLTGTEQGMQETFGSTCHGAGRALSRAKSRRNLDYKDVLDKLDQLGIAIRVASPKLVMEEAPESYKDVTDVVDTCHAAGISKKCIKMRPIAVIKG